A single genomic interval of Alligator mississippiensis isolate rAllMis1 chromosome 15, rAllMis1, whole genome shotgun sequence harbors:
- the SCNM1 gene encoding sodium channel modifier 1 produces MAFKREGDDVSQLRVLQKRRVSDLLANYIPEDEALLLRTGRYACTVCFHRPVFDTLDMLTVHRAGKKHVASLQTFYGRKHSRENELQKWQQQEFLRAEETGTQVLPCPAPLLTQTRAITQSALLKATPYSSCCRRNRCDGGRVGAQPGPGLRHGDRKALPGLSSSQSQGEEGGMTVDTTPVVLLPGHNHQATDAQQDAASRPKGSGKGKAPPTPTQLDPVSPERRRELEHYLLLRSSGWIQDPSGKWVKDENVEFDSDEDEPPAPTPP; encoded by the exons ATGGCTTTCAAGCGCGAGGGCGACGATGTCAGCCAGCTCCGTGTGCTGCAG AAAAGGAGAGTGTCCGACCTGCTGGCCAACTACATCCCGGAGGACGAGGCGCTGCTGCTGAGGACTGGCAG GTACGCATGCACCGTGTGCTTCCACCGCCCTGTCTTCGACACACTGGACATGCTGACTGTGCATCGCGCCGGCAAGAAGCACGTTGCCA GCCTGCAGACCTTCTACGGGAGGAAGCACTCACGGGAGAATGAGTtacagaagtggcagcagcaggaattcCTGCGGGCAGAGGAGACGGGCACACAG GTCCTcccatgccctgcacccctgctgaCTCAGACTCGCGCCATCACCCAGAGCGCCCTGCTGAAAGCCACTCcctacagcagctgctgccggAGGAACAG GTGCGATGGAGGCCGTGTGGGAGCACAGCCGGGGCCTGGCCTCAGGCATGGTGACAGGAAGGCACTTCCAGGGCTCAGCAGCTCCCAGTCGCagggtgaggagggtggcatgaCTGTAGATACCACCCCTgtggtgctgctcccagggcacaACCACCAAGCAACAG atgcccagcaggatgctgcttCAAGGCCCAAGGGTAGTGGTAAAGGGAAGGCACCACCCACACCCACTCAGCTGGACCCTGTCAGCCCTGAGAGGCGCCGGGAGCTGGAGCACTACCTGCTGCTGCGGAG CTCGGGCTGGATCCAGGACCCCTCAGGGAAGTGGGTGAAAGACGAGAACGTGGAGTTCGACTCAGACGAGGACGAGCCACCAGCACCAACACCCCCCTGA
- the LYSMD1 gene encoding lysM and putative peptidoglycan-binding domain-containing protein 1, translated as MASPPARPGSPGAAGLLHGGRARSYGSLVTSAASPVRERRLEHRLAPGDTLPGLALRYGVTIEQIKRANRLYTNDSIFLKRTLYIPVQVRAKGLILQEGEGARQPPEGEEQPESQPRDGDGARAGSGLRHDLSAMDFLRQLDSQISLSKEAAAKKLREGKIAMSGAEAGAGRTVPGRNEPSPRTQQRSLLGPVPLTKTLRATVLRDEEDEIFKL; from the exons ATGGCCTCCCCACCGGCCAGGCCGGGGTCCCCCGGGGCGGCGGGGCTGCTTCACGGTGGCCGGGCGCGCTCCTACGGCAGCCTGGTCACGTCGGCGGCGTCCCCGGTGCGGGAGCGGCGGCTGGAGCATCGCCTGGCGCCGGGGGACACGCTGCCGGGGCTGGCGCTGCGCTACGGGGTCACG ATAGAGCAAATCAAGCGCGCCAACCGGCTCTACACCAACGACTCCATCTTCCTCAAGCGGACACTGTACATCCCGGTCCAGGTGCGGGCAAAAGGCTTGATCctgcaggagggggaaggagccaggcagccCCCTGAGGGTGAGGAGCAGCCGGAGTCACAGCCCCGGGAtggggatggagccagggctggttcTGGCCTCCGCCACGATTTATCAGCCATGGATTTCCTGCGCCAGCTGGACTCGCAGATCAGCCTGTCCAAGGAGGCCGCAGCCAAGAAGCTGCGGGAAGGGAAGATCGC caTGTCCGGGGCCGAGGCGGGAGCTGGTAGGACGGTCCCTGGGCGGAACGAGCCCTCGCCCCGCACCCAGCAGCGCTCTCTGCTGGGCCCAGTGCCGCTCACCAAGACGCTGCGGGCTACTGTGCTGCGGGATGAGGAGGATGAGATCTTCAAGCTCTGA
- the TNFAIP8L2 gene encoding tumor necrosis factor alpha-induced protein 8-like protein 2, whose amino-acid sequence MEFSARSLVLQAEKKVLSRMAGKATATLLLDEVSGEVLDELYRVSKQHTQDRATAQRVIKDLVKVAVKVAVLFRNGCFGPTELDLAEDFRRKLRQGALTAVSFQEVEFTFEAGVLAGLLAESRDLLLRLVDKHLTPKSHGRIRHVFDHFGDAALLSQLYSPGPYRPHLDRLCRGLNQMLEEGRL is encoded by the coding sequence ATGGAGTTTAGCGCCCGCAGCCTGGTGCTGCAGGCAGAGAAGAAGGTGCTGAGCCGCATGGCTGGCAAGGCAACAGCGACGCTGCTTCTGGACGAGGTGAGCGGGGAGGTGCTGGACGAGCTGTACCGCGTCTCCAAGCAGCACACGCAGGACCGAGCCACAGCCCAGCGCGTCATCAAGGACCTGGTGAAAGTGGCGGTGAAGGTGGCCGTGCTCTTCCGCAACGGCTGCTTTGGCCCCACCGAGCTGGACCTTGCTGAGGATTTCCGGCGCAAGCTGCGGCAGGGCGCCCTGACGGCCGTCAGCTTCCAGGAGGTGGAGTTCACCTTCGAGGCGGGCGTGCTGGCCGGGCTGCTGGCCGAGAGCCGCGACCTGCTGCTGCGCCTGGTAGACAAGCACCTCACGCCCAAGTCCCACGGCCGCATCCGCCATGTCTTTGACCACTTTGGCGATGCCGCACTGCTCAGCCAGCTCTACAGCCCCGGGCCCTACCGCCCCCACCTCGACCGCCTCTGCCGCGGCCTCAACCAGATGCTGGAGGAGGGGCGGCTCTGA